Proteins co-encoded in one Streptomyces sp. JH34 genomic window:
- a CDS encoding TetR/AcrR family transcriptional regulator → MTSAPAAPPARAYRRLGVEERRAQLLGAALTLFAHRAPDDVSIDEVAAAAGVSRPLVYRYFPGGRQQLYEAALGSAAEQLTLCFSEPAVGPPTERVSRVLDRYLGFVDQHDAGFSALLRGGSVAETSRTTTIVDGVRRSAAEQILLHLGRGGGPGQEPAGPRLRMMVRTWIAAVEAASLIWLDEEKQPPAAGLRSWLVDHLMALLAVTAASDEETETVVADLLAKETADGPAGRLATLIIPVAGHAAHLLPPE, encoded by the coding sequence ATGACCTCCGCACCCGCAGCACCGCCGGCCCGCGCGTACCGACGCCTGGGTGTCGAGGAGCGCCGCGCCCAGCTGCTGGGCGCGGCCCTCACCCTCTTCGCCCACCGGGCTCCGGACGACGTGTCGATCGACGAGGTGGCGGCCGCCGCCGGGGTCTCCCGTCCGCTGGTCTACCGCTACTTCCCCGGCGGCAGGCAGCAGTTGTACGAGGCGGCCCTCGGGTCGGCCGCCGAGCAGCTGACGCTCTGCTTCTCGGAACCCGCCGTCGGCCCGCCCACCGAGCGGGTCAGCCGGGTCCTGGACCGCTACCTCGGTTTCGTCGACCAGCACGACGCGGGCTTCAGCGCGTTGCTGCGCGGAGGCAGCGTGGCCGAGACCTCGCGGACGACGACGATCGTGGACGGGGTGCGCCGGTCGGCGGCGGAGCAGATCCTGCTCCACCTGGGGCGCGGCGGCGGGCCCGGCCAGGAACCCGCCGGGCCCCGCCTGCGGATGATGGTGCGCACCTGGATCGCCGCCGTGGAGGCGGCGTCCCTGATCTGGCTCGACGAGGAGAAGCAGCCGCCGGCCGCCGGTCTGCGGAGCTGGCTGGTCGATCACCTGATGGCCCTGCTCGCCGTCACCGCGGCCTCGGACGAGGAGACGGAGACCGTGGTGGCGGACCTGCTGGCCAAGGAGACCGCCGACGGCCCGGCCGGACGGCTCGCGACGCTCATCATCCCCGTGGCGGGGCACGCGGCACACCTGCTGCCGCCTGAGTGA
- a CDS encoding amidase, whose amino-acid sequence MTAALEASLARIDRLDPELHAFTEVWHEEARARAEAASRLPLAGLPFAVKGRAGVRSYAARRLAAAGGVAVGATSVPGPGTPWQTWGQGAHGRTVNPWRRDRTPGGSSAGSAVAVAAGLVHLATGNDGAGSVRIPAAWCGVFGLKTTTGLLPSPDRTGLASPGVLARSVDLAEVYLRHVTDGYVPRAARLPVPAVYSPDLGFAAVTPEVADVTRRAVGRLVAAGAVRLVAGSCDLLDPAEAWTAVRAGHPAPSAERIRSANDRTLDTLFARTPLLLTPVAPTPPHGHEGPGDVYSTALTWAFNLSGHPAASLPAGFTPEGCPAGLQLVTGRGTDAELLGFARALERVLGPAPAWADG is encoded by the coding sequence ATGACAGCCGCCCTCGAAGCGTCCCTCGCCCGGATCGACCGGCTCGACCCGGAGCTCCACGCGTTCACGGAGGTGTGGCACGAGGAGGCCCGGGCCCGCGCGGAGGCCGCTTCCCGTCTCCCGCTCGCAGGGCTGCCGTTCGCCGTGAAGGGCCGTGCGGGCGTCCGTTCGTACGCCGCACGCCGTCTGGCCGCCGCGGGTGGTGTCGCGGTCGGGGCGACCTCCGTCCCCGGCCCCGGCACGCCCTGGCAGACGTGGGGGCAGGGGGCGCACGGCCGTACGGTCAACCCCTGGCGCCGCGACCGGACCCCGGGCGGATCGTCGGCGGGGTCGGCGGTGGCGGTCGCCGCGGGCCTGGTGCACCTGGCGACCGGCAACGACGGGGCGGGGTCGGTACGGATCCCGGCCGCCTGGTGCGGGGTGTTCGGCCTGAAGACGACCACGGGTCTACTTCCCTCCCCCGACCGTACGGGCCTGGCGTCCCCCGGTGTCCTCGCCCGCTCGGTGGACCTGGCCGAGGTCTACCTGCGCCATGTGACCGACGGGTACGTCCCGCGGGCGGCGAGGCTCCCCGTCCCGGCCGTGTACAGCCCCGACCTCGGATTCGCCGCGGTCACCCCGGAGGTCGCGGACGTGACCCGGCGGGCGGTCGGCCGTCTCGTGGCCGCCGGAGCGGTGCGCCTCGTGGCGGGGTCCTGCGATCTGCTCGACCCGGCGGAGGCCTGGACCGCGGTGCGCGCGGGACACCCGGCGCCGTCCGCCGAACGGATCCGCTCCGCCAACGACCGGACGCTCGACACCCTCTTCGCCCGTACGCCCCTGCTGCTCACCCCGGTCGCGCCCACCCCGCCGCACGGTCACGAGGGCCCCGGGGACGTCTACTCCACCGCGCTCACCTGGGCGTTCAACCTCAGCGGCCATCCGGCGGCGAGCCTGCCCGCAGGTTTCACCCCGGAGGGCTGTCCGGCGGGACTCCAACTGGTCACCGGCCGGGGGACGGACGCGGAACTGCTCGGTTTCGCCCGCGCGCTGGAGCGCGTCCTCGGCCCCGCGCCGGCCTGGGCGGACGGCTGA
- a CDS encoding diiron oxygenase produces MTTVTDEDIQALRDALGPLKDREQVAARLLEASAKHSFDPDTELDWDAAVEDGKWFWPPELVSLYDTPLWRKMSEEQRMDLARHEAASLASLGIWFEIILMQLLVRHIYDKSVTSKHVRYALTEIADECRHSMMFARMIEWGGAPSYPVPRRYHNLARVLKTVSTTPGSFAATLLGEEILDWMQRLTFPDERVQSLVRGVTRIHVVEEARHVRYAREELRRQMVTAPQWERRLTRLNCGEAARVFSVCFVNPRVYENVGLDRREAVAQVRASGHRAEVMRTGAKRLTDFFDDIGVLNGVGRRLWKSSGLLA; encoded by the coding sequence ATGACGACAGTGACCGACGAGGACATCCAGGCGCTGCGCGATGCGCTCGGCCCGCTCAAGGACCGCGAACAGGTCGCGGCCCGCCTGCTCGAGGCCTCGGCCAAGCACTCCTTCGATCCGGACACCGAACTCGACTGGGACGCGGCAGTCGAGGACGGCAAGTGGTTCTGGCCGCCCGAGCTGGTCTCGCTCTACGACACCCCGCTGTGGCGGAAGATGTCCGAGGAGCAGCGGATGGACCTGGCGCGGCACGAGGCGGCGTCGCTGGCCTCGCTCGGCATCTGGTTCGAGATCATCCTGATGCAGCTGCTCGTCCGGCACATCTACGACAAGTCCGTGACCAGCAAGCACGTCCGCTACGCCCTCACCGAGATAGCCGACGAGTGCCGGCACTCCATGATGTTCGCGCGCATGATCGAGTGGGGCGGGGCGCCCAGTTACCCGGTCCCCCGGCGCTACCACAACCTGGCGCGAGTGCTGAAGACCGTCTCCACCACCCCCGGTTCGTTCGCCGCGACCCTGCTCGGCGAGGAGATCCTGGACTGGATGCAGCGGCTCACCTTCCCCGACGAGCGCGTCCAGTCGCTGGTGCGCGGAGTGACCCGCATCCATGTCGTCGAGGAGGCACGGCACGTGCGCTACGCCCGCGAGGAACTGCGCCGGCAGATGGTGACCGCGCCGCAGTGGGAGCGCAGGCTGACCCGGCTCAACTGCGGTGAGGCCGCACGTGTCTTCTCCGTCTGCTTCGTCAACCCGCGGGTCTACGAGAACGTCGGGCTGGACCGGCGCGAGGCCGTCGCCCAGGTGCGGGCCAGCGGTCACCGGGCGGAGGTCATGCGGACGGGGGCGAAGCGCCTCACCGACTTCTTCGACGACATCGGTGTGCTCAACGGGGTGGGGCGCAGGCTGTGGAAGAGTTCGGGCCTGCTGGCCTGA
- a CDS encoding zinc-ribbon domain-containing protein → MIIFGTRGYLYQLAVLTMVCGWCGNPAAHTLRKRVTKFTLFFVPLFPFSTKYATQCTFCGGERQIPKEEADSLLAQAQGGQDGNPYGAAQQQPGYAPPGGQNPYQS, encoded by the coding sequence ATGATCATCTTCGGCACGCGAGGCTATCTGTACCAGCTGGCGGTCCTGACGATGGTGTGCGGCTGGTGCGGCAACCCCGCGGCGCACACCCTGCGCAAGCGGGTCACCAAGTTCACGCTGTTCTTCGTACCGCTGTTCCCGTTCTCCACGAAGTACGCGACGCAGTGCACCTTCTGCGGCGGGGAGCGGCAGATACCCAAGGAGGAGGCCGACAGCCTGCTGGCACAGGCCCAGGGCGGCCAGGACGGCAATCCGTACGGCGCCGCGCAGCAGCAGCCCGGCTACGCGCCTCCCGGCGGCCAGAACCCGTACCAGAGCTGA
- a CDS encoding ADP-ribosylglycohydrolase family protein, which yields MGTMNATSVPGDTAAAHRSLEALALGDAFGERWFPLFRPPRQAYAEVRARRTPHEPVWHWTDDTAMALALQRVLDEYGQVEQDRLALYYALAFDADQARGYGHGMHMLLPQLLTAPGDWRTLAPGLFEGGSLGNGAAMRVAPLGARFHADLGLVVEQAALSAVVTHAHPQGVAGAVAVAVAAALSVRRELTLEAVAAHTPGGPVREGVLRAAELPLATEPWKAADLLGNGSRIRADDTVPFALWTAARHREDLEAALWATAEGFGDVDTTCAITGGVVGAATGVGGVPAEWRARREPLG from the coding sequence ATGGGAACCATGAATGCGACCTCCGTACCAGGGGACACGGCCGCGGCACACCGCAGCCTCGAAGCGCTCGCGCTCGGGGACGCCTTCGGGGAGCGCTGGTTCCCGCTGTTCCGGCCGCCCCGGCAGGCGTACGCCGAGGTCAGGGCGCGCCGGACCCCGCACGAGCCGGTCTGGCACTGGACCGACGACACCGCGATGGCCCTGGCCCTCCAGAGGGTCCTGGACGAGTACGGACAGGTGGAGCAGGACCGGCTCGCCCTGTACTACGCCCTGGCCTTCGACGCGGACCAGGCCCGTGGCTACGGGCACGGGATGCACATGCTCCTGCCGCAGCTCCTGACCGCTCCGGGCGACTGGCGCACCCTGGCGCCCGGGCTCTTCGAGGGCGGCAGCCTCGGCAACGGGGCGGCGATGCGGGTCGCGCCGCTCGGGGCCCGCTTCCACGCGGACCTCGGCCTGGTCGTCGAACAGGCCGCGCTCTCGGCGGTCGTCACCCACGCCCATCCGCAGGGCGTCGCCGGCGCGGTCGCGGTCGCCGTCGCCGCGGCGCTCTCGGTACGCCGTGAGCTCACCCTGGAGGCGGTGGCGGCGCACACGCCCGGGGGCCCGGTGCGGGAGGGCGTGCTGCGTGCCGCGGAACTGCCCTTAGCCACGGAACCGTGGAAGGCCGCCGACCTCCTGGGCAACGGGAGCCGCATCAGGGCGGACGACACGGTGCCGTTCGCCCTGTGGACCGCCGCCCGGCACCGGGAGGACCTGGAGGCGGCGCTCTGGGCGACGGCGGAGGGCTTCGGGGACGTGGACACGACCTGCGCCATCACCGGGGGAGTCGTCGGGGCGGCCACGGGGGTCGGCGGTGTTCCCGCCGAGTGGCGCGCACGGCGTGAACCACTGGGCTGA
- a CDS encoding FtsW/RodA/SpoVE family cell cycle protein — protein MTATTADARPPELRLPKRRGVELSLLIGAVLISVYGYAAVGLARNDAVPPDVAGYGAGLGVLALLAHLAVRFRAPFADPLMLPIAVLLNGLGLVLIYRLDLETPSDRAATTQLIWSTLGVAFFIAVVVLLRDHRVLQRYAYLSVAAALVLLIVPIFFPAVNGAKIWIRIGGLSFQPGEFAKILLAVFFAAYLAANRNALAYTGRRVWKLQFPTGRVLGPIVAIWLLSVGVLVLERDLGTSLLFFGLFVILLYVATGRTGWIAVGLLLAAAGAFVVGSFEPHVHSRVEDWLDPYATIDAGQGPSQLAQSLFAFAAGGMFGTGLGLGHSILIGFAAKSDFILATAGEELGLAGLTAIFMLYALLVARGFRAGLALRDPFGRLLSIGLASILALQVFVIAGGVMGLIPLTGMAMPFLAQGGSSVVTNWIIVALLIRVSDVSRTPDPDTAAGTGPAGEEK, from the coding sequence ATGACCGCAACGACGGCGGACGCACGCCCGCCCGAGCTACGCCTGCCGAAGCGGCGCGGGGTCGAGCTCTCGCTCCTGATCGGGGCCGTGCTCATCTCCGTCTACGGCTACGCCGCCGTCGGCCTCGCCCGGAACGACGCCGTACCCCCCGACGTCGCCGGGTACGGCGCCGGTCTCGGTGTCCTCGCCCTGCTCGCCCATCTCGCGGTGCGCTTCCGCGCCCCGTTCGCCGATCCGCTGATGCTGCCCATCGCCGTCCTGCTCAACGGACTGGGTCTGGTGCTGATCTACCGGCTCGACCTGGAGACCCCGAGCGACCGGGCCGCGACGACACAGCTGATCTGGTCCACGCTCGGGGTGGCCTTCTTCATCGCCGTCGTCGTCCTGCTCCGCGACCACCGGGTGCTCCAGCGCTACGCCTACCTCTCGGTCGCCGCGGCGCTGGTGCTGCTGATCGTGCCGATCTTCTTCCCCGCCGTGAACGGGGCCAAGATCTGGATCCGGATCGGCGGACTCTCCTTCCAGCCGGGCGAGTTCGCCAAGATCCTGCTGGCGGTCTTCTTCGCCGCGTACCTGGCCGCGAACCGCAACGCGCTCGCGTACACCGGCCGCAGGGTCTGGAAGCTGCAGTTCCCCACCGGCCGGGTCCTGGGCCCCATCGTGGCGATCTGGCTGCTCAGCGTCGGCGTCCTCGTCCTCGAACGGGACCTGGGCACCTCGCTGCTCTTCTTCGGCCTCTTCGTGATCCTGCTCTACGTGGCCACCGGGAGGACCGGGTGGATCGCCGTCGGGCTGCTCCTGGCCGCCGCCGGCGCCTTCGTCGTCGGCTCGTTCGAACCCCATGTGCACAGCAGGGTGGAGGACTGGCTGGACCCGTACGCCACGATCGACGCCGGTCAGGGACCCAGCCAGCTCGCCCAGTCCCTCTTCGCCTTCGCCGCGGGCGGGATGTTCGGCACCGGCCTCGGGCTCGGCCACTCCATCCTCATCGGCTTCGCCGCGAAGTCGGACTTCATCCTGGCCACCGCGGGCGAGGAACTCGGACTGGCCGGGCTCACCGCGATCTTCATGCTGTACGCCCTGCTGGTGGCGCGCGGCTTCCGGGCGGGCCTGGCCCTGCGGGACCCCTTCGGACGGCTGCTGTCCATCGGCCTCGCCTCGATCCTGGCGCTCCAGGTCTTCGTGATCGCGGGCGGGGTGATGGGACTGATCCCGCTGACGGGAATGGCGATGCCCTTCCTGGCCCAGGGAGGCTCGTCCGTGGTCACGAACTGGATCATCGTGGCGCTGCTGATCCGGGTCAGCGACGTGTCCCGCACACCCGACCCCGACACCGCGGCCGGCACGGGACCGGCCGGGGAGGAGAAGTGA
- a CDS encoding ferritin-like domain-containing protein produces the protein MSTHDLYITAPPTPTWQVPATGAARFSWDYDDGRERLLALYQKGKDKQWDGNKRIDWSLEVDPADPLGTPDEALTLHGTPYWAKMTERDRGELRKHYTSWQFSQFLHGEQGAMVCAARIVESVPDLDAKFYSATQTMDEARHAEIYGRFLHEKVGMLYPINDNLQGLLGDTLRDSRWDMPYLGMQVLIEGLALAAFGMIRDTTTKPLPKQILAYVMQDEARHVAFGRMALRDYYKQLSDAERREREEFVIEGCYLMRDRLSGVEVLENFGIGKQEAKDLSEHSEYLQLFRKLLFSRIVPCVKDIGLWGERLQKAYVDMGVFELGDSNLDLLMAQDEEIAEQLDRDRFAAEERARVEEVAEAIAQGGTGD, from the coding sequence GTGTCGACACACGACCTCTACATCACCGCACCACCGACCCCGACATGGCAGGTACCCGCCACGGGGGCGGCCCGGTTCAGCTGGGACTACGACGACGGCCGCGAGCGTCTCCTCGCCCTCTACCAGAAGGGCAAGGACAAGCAGTGGGACGGCAACAAGCGCATCGACTGGAGCCTGGAGGTCGACCCCGCCGACCCCCTGGGCACGCCCGACGAGGCACTCACGCTCCACGGCACCCCGTACTGGGCCAAGATGACCGAGCGGGACCGCGGCGAACTGCGCAAGCACTACACCTCCTGGCAGTTCAGCCAGTTCCTGCACGGTGAGCAGGGCGCCATGGTCTGCGCCGCCCGGATCGTGGAGTCGGTCCCCGACCTGGACGCGAAGTTCTACTCCGCCACCCAGACGATGGACGAGGCACGGCACGCGGAGATCTACGGCCGCTTCCTGCACGAGAAGGTCGGGATGCTCTACCCGATCAACGACAACCTCCAGGGGCTGCTCGGCGACACCCTGCGCGACTCCCGCTGGGACATGCCCTACCTCGGTATGCAGGTCCTCATCGAGGGGCTGGCACTGGCCGCGTTCGGCATGATCCGAGACACCACGACCAAGCCGCTGCCCAAGCAGATCCTCGCCTACGTCATGCAGGACGAGGCACGGCACGTGGCTTTCGGCCGCATGGCGCTGCGTGACTACTACAAGCAGCTGAGCGACGCCGAACGCCGCGAGCGCGAGGAGTTCGTCATCGAGGGCTGCTACCTGATGCGCGACCGGCTCAGCGGCGTCGAGGTACTGGAGAACTTCGGCATCGGCAAGCAGGAGGCCAAGGACCTCTCCGAGCACTCGGAGTACCTCCAGCTCTTCCGCAAACTGCTGTTCAGCCGCATCGTCCCCTGCGTCAAGGACATCGGCCTCTGGGGCGAACGGCTCCAGAAGGCCTACGTCGACATGGGCGTGTTCGAACTGGGCGACTCGAACCTGGACCTGCTGATGGCCCAGGACGAGGAGATCGCCGAGCAGTTGGACCGGGACCGCTTCGCGGCGGAGGAACGGGCGCGGGTCGAGGAGGTCGCGGAGGCCATAGCGCAGGGCGGCACAGGCGACTGA
- a CDS encoding PQQ-binding-like beta-propeller repeat protein, with amino-acid sequence MEALRQDDPRRFGPYTALARFRENAGAVHFLARGADRDDLAVVTAARPALASVPAFRRRFRSEARTAGRLAGGWVLPTVASSEDDGLWTATAYVPAVTLSEAIGLAGPLPGRAVRILGAGLAETLSRVHATGAVLQGLAPGTVLLAEDGPRLTAFGPLGAAAHAEAHEGGQLSVRLGYLTPEQVEGEEAGPASDLFVLGLLLAYAATGRTPLADGPVAEAAERIAHGSPELGSVPSELRALISGCLAKDPGARPTAGTVAAELALEGAAGLARGGWLPAPLTAAVADQAARVRALEPPTDPVGGETPVRPVEGPVPTEPAPADGAQPGGDGPEREPSDAVPADSGAGRGSSGDIGEDSRTTRFLGAAARTPRSDRATTQLALPRGTTAAVPPLLPPPPPVQPFPYAGPASAALPGAPAPLPPALPTTAPPASVPPRATGRRALLTTVAAGAAGIVLGGAAVSVLGSDDPASATTDEKPAAEPRPAVPGRAPDPGWMYTHPATAPAPLTAGVWQDRLLVLTDTAGATAVDLRTGRKVWERADAAGAQTVLPAGDGLCFLATPTEFLWLSPKDGQVRHRVRFVDQFDGVPDMKAGPLTGRSGSVLWFTGSHTVTVKAPKPKKGEKPGKDTQVAKAYFFAYDLVRREEVWRIAVPAGRAPGTPAYRLIAVRQADVVVRQDAGTLTAADVTSGKGKAFFRCFDRTTGKQLWNRPFGTVAPAAAAAGDPEGRLYAAVGDDLWAFETGSGKPVWTLNGTASSVFGTPVAAGALLHTTNRNQEVGAVERATGKVLWRRSTEVPLGGGAPALTLSGGGKTLLAADASQVTAFAAADGRRLWKFQDIGAQDPKGATVSAPYRVLAAGKISVVQRERAFYAFPVE; translated from the coding sequence ATGGAGGCGCTGCGTCAGGACGATCCACGCCGCTTCGGCCCGTACACCGCGCTGGCGCGCTTCCGCGAGAACGCCGGTGCCGTGCACTTCCTCGCCCGGGGTGCGGACCGCGACGACCTCGCCGTGGTGACGGCCGCCCGGCCCGCCCTGGCCTCCGTGCCCGCCTTCCGGCGCCGCTTCCGGTCCGAGGCGCGCACCGCCGGGCGGCTGGCCGGCGGCTGGGTGCTGCCGACGGTCGCCTCCTCCGAGGACGACGGCCTGTGGACGGCCACGGCCTACGTGCCCGCGGTGACGCTCTCCGAGGCGATCGGCCTCGCGGGTCCGCTTCCCGGGCGTGCGGTGCGGATACTGGGCGCGGGCCTGGCCGAGACGCTCTCCCGGGTGCACGCGACCGGGGCCGTGCTCCAGGGGCTGGCTCCGGGGACGGTGCTGCTGGCGGAGGACGGCCCCCGGCTGACCGCCTTCGGGCCGCTGGGGGCCGCGGCGCACGCCGAGGCCCACGAGGGCGGGCAGTTGTCCGTACGGCTGGGCTACCTCACGCCCGAGCAGGTCGAGGGTGAGGAAGCAGGTCCGGCGTCCGATCTGTTCGTCCTCGGTCTGCTGCTGGCGTACGCGGCGACGGGAAGGACCCCGCTGGCCGACGGGCCGGTGGCGGAGGCGGCCGAGCGGATCGCACACGGCTCCCCCGAACTCGGCTCCGTACCGTCCGAGTTGCGCGCGCTGATCTCGGGCTGCCTGGCGAAGGACCCGGGCGCCCGGCCTACGGCGGGGACCGTGGCCGCGGAACTCGCGCTGGAGGGCGCCGCGGGCCTCGCCCGGGGCGGCTGGCTGCCCGCCCCGCTGACGGCCGCCGTGGCGGACCAGGCCGCGAGGGTGCGGGCCCTGGAGCCGCCGACGGACCCGGTGGGGGGCGAGACGCCGGTACGGCCGGTGGAGGGCCCTGTGCCCACGGAGCCCGCACCGGCCGACGGCGCGCAGCCGGGTGGGGACGGTCCGGAGAGGGAGCCCTCGGACGCGGTGCCCGCGGACAGCGGCGCCGGCCGGGGCAGCAGCGGTGACATCGGGGAGGACAGCCGGACCACCCGTTTCCTGGGTGCCGCCGCGCGCACGCCCCGGTCCGACCGGGCGACGACCCAGCTCGCCCTCCCCCGGGGGACGACAGCCGCCGTACCCCCTCTCCTCCCGCCACCCCCACCCGTACAGCCGTTCCCGTACGCCGGTCCGGCCTCCGCCGCCCTGCCGGGCGCCCCCGCGCCTCTCCCTCCGGCCCTGCCCACCACCGCGCCGCCCGCATCCGTGCCGCCGCGGGCCACCGGCCGGCGGGCGCTGCTCACCACCGTCGCCGCCGGAGCGGCCGGGATCGTCCTGGGCGGGGCCGCCGTGTCCGTCCTCGGATCCGACGACCCCGCTTCCGCCACGACCGACGAGAAGCCGGCCGCGGAACCGCGCCCCGCCGTTCCCGGCCGCGCTCCGGACCCGGGGTGGATGTACACCCACCCGGCCACCGCACCGGCCCCGCTCACCGCGGGCGTCTGGCAGGACAGGCTGCTGGTGCTGACGGACACGGCCGGGGCGACCGCCGTCGACCTCCGGACCGGCCGGAAGGTCTGGGAGCGCGCCGACGCCGCCGGAGCCCAGACGGTCCTGCCGGCCGGGGACGGCCTCTGCTTCCTGGCGACCCCGACCGAATTCCTCTGGCTCTCGCCGAAGGACGGCCAGGTCCGGCACCGGGTGCGCTTCGTGGACCAGTTCGACGGCGTACCGGACATGAAGGCGGGCCCGCTCACCGGCCGGTCCGGTTCCGTGCTCTGGTTCACCGGCTCGCACACCGTCACCGTGAAGGCGCCGAAGCCGAAGAAGGGCGAGAAGCCCGGCAAGGACACCCAGGTCGCCAAGGCCTACTTCTTCGCGTACGACCTCGTCCGGCGCGAGGAGGTCTGGCGCATCGCCGTCCCCGCGGGCCGGGCACCCGGCACTCCTGCCTACCGGCTGATCGCCGTCAGGCAGGCGGACGTCGTCGTGCGTCAGGACGCGGGCACGCTCACGGCCGCCGATGTCACGTCGGGCAAGGGCAAGGCGTTCTTCCGCTGCTTCGACCGCACCACGGGGAAGCAGCTGTGGAACCGCCCGTTCGGCACGGTCGCACCGGCCGCCGCGGCGGCCGGTGACCCGGAGGGGCGGCTCTACGCAGCGGTGGGCGACGACCTGTGGGCCTTCGAGACGGGCAGCGGGAAGCCGGTCTGGACGCTCAACGGAACCGCTTCCTCCGTCTTCGGCACACCCGTCGCCGCCGGGGCGCTGCTCCACACGACGAACCGCAACCAGGAGGTCGGGGCGGTCGAGCGGGCCACCGGAAAGGTTCTCTGGCGACGGTCCACCGAGGTCCCGCTCGGCGGCGGCGCCCCCGCTCTCACGCTGAGTGGCGGCGGGAAGACGCTGCTGGCCGCGGACGCCTCGCAGGTGACCGCGTTCGCCGCGGCGGACGGGCGCCGGCTGTGGAAGTTCCAGGACATCGGGGCCCAGGACCCGAAGGGGGCCACGGTCAGTGCTCCCTACCGGGTGCTGGCCGCCGGGAAGATCTCCGTCGTCCAGCGGGAACGGGCCTTCTACGCGTTCCCTGTGGAGTGA
- a CDS encoding penicillin-binding protein 2 — translation MIPYIRHAAGFCLLLLLALLANAARVQVFEADELDANSANRRTTIDRYDQPRGDILVGDASVTGSKDTGQQLAYERTYRHGPLYAPVTGYASQTYGTSLLENAEDRVLSGTDPLLAPIPLWGDVTRSRQPGGNVVTTIEDPVQRAAYGGLDGRRGAVAALDPSTGRILALVSSPSYDPEVLSGTGSAVTDAWTRLNRAQSRPMLNRAIRQTYPPGSAFKIVTAAAALDARVVTDPDAETDTPSPYVLPGTSTVLPDEARGCRKASLAEAIRVSCNTVMAHLGVEVGLDGMLEAVGRFGFNDNYLKIPSRVARSNFDSDMSDDQLAQSSIGQFDTAATPLQMAMVASAVANGGDLRRPHLVDRVTTDDGDTVRQQGSDSYHQAMEPTTAQQLRRMMVDVVEDGTGANAAIDGVTVGGKTGTAQHGVDNSGTPYAWFIAWAQAPDSGRPAVAVAVVVEDASADRDDVSGGGNAAPIARAVMEAALDR, via the coding sequence GTGATCCCGTACATCCGGCACGCCGCCGGTTTCTGTCTGCTGCTGCTCCTGGCCCTCCTGGCGAACGCGGCCCGTGTCCAGGTCTTCGAGGCCGACGAGCTCGACGCCAACTCCGCCAACCGCCGTACCACCATCGACCGTTACGACCAGCCGCGCGGCGACATCCTGGTCGGCGACGCATCCGTCACCGGGTCGAAGGACACCGGCCAGCAGCTCGCGTACGAGCGCACCTACCGCCACGGTCCGCTGTACGCGCCGGTCACGGGCTACGCCTCCCAGACGTACGGCACCTCGCTGCTGGAGAACGCCGAGGACCGCGTCCTGTCCGGCACCGACCCGCTCCTGGCCCCGATCCCGCTGTGGGGGGACGTCACCCGCAGCCGGCAGCCCGGCGGGAACGTGGTCACCACCATCGAGGACCCGGTGCAGCGCGCGGCGTACGGGGGCCTGGACGGCCGGCGCGGCGCGGTCGCCGCCCTGGACCCGTCCACCGGCCGGATCCTGGCCCTGGTCTCCTCCCCGTCGTACGACCCCGAGGTGCTCTCCGGCACCGGCTCCGCCGTCACCGACGCGTGGACGCGGCTGAACCGCGCGCAGAGCCGGCCGATGCTCAACCGGGCCATCCGGCAGACCTATCCGCCCGGCTCGGCGTTCAAGATCGTGACGGCCGCGGCGGCGCTGGACGCCCGCGTGGTCACCGACCCGGACGCGGAGACGGACACCCCGTCCCCGTACGTCCTCCCGGGCACCTCCACCGTGCTGCCGGACGAGGCGCGGGGCTGCCGGAAGGCGTCCCTGGCGGAGGCGATCCGGGTCTCCTGCAACACGGTGATGGCCCATCTCGGGGTCGAGGTGGGGCTGGACGGGATGCTGGAGGCGGTGGGCAGGTTCGGCTTCAACGACAACTACCTGAAGATCCCCTCCCGGGTGGCCCGCAGCAATTTCGACTCGGACATGAGCGACGACCAGCTGGCCCAGTCCTCGATCGGCCAGTTCGACACGGCCGCCACCCCGCTCCAGATGGCGATGGTCGCCTCGGCGGTCGCGAACGGCGGCGACCTCCGGCGCCCCCACTTGGTGGACCGGGTGACCACCGACGACGGCGACACGGTCAGGCAGCAGGGCTCGGACTCGTACCACCAGGCCATGGAGCCGACGACGGCCCAGCAGCTCCGGCGGATGATGGTCGACGTGGTGGAGGACGGCACCGGCGCGAACGCGGCGATCGACGGGGTGACGGTCGGCGGGAAGACGGGCACCGCCCAGCACGGGGTCGACAACTCCGGTACGCCGTACGCCTGGTTCATCGCCTGGGCGCAGGCGCCGGACTCCGGCCGGCCCGCGGTCGCCGTCGCGGTGGTCGTGGAGGACGCGTCCGCCGACCGGGACGACGTCAGCGGGGGCGGCAACGCGGCCCCGATCGCCCGCGCGGTGATGGAGGCGGCGCTCGACCGCTGA